The following are encoded in a window of Brockia lithotrophica genomic DNA:
- a CDS encoding metallophosphoesterase family protein produces the protein MRIVLFGDFHYPYFLECADRSTAAARDRAYRTLADHLLAERADYLVGVGDVTNFGYPEEFAGVRELFDPAGERFLYVLGNHDTLLLPKEEIEAEIGQARFRVVEHDEATLIFLDSTRDRSLRDWSGTMDGEQLRWLAGVLGSREEGDDRPFLVFVHHPPYGTTARSTEAKMHVDPAVPLIDLLASAPAPVVVFTGHNHVHSVVYRQGIAFVQTAAVLDSPGYRVIEVGEGRMRVDFRPIADPELRQAIGHFHRRMPGFSPYPAPEGTESDRTAEIPLSAKGKGKGRPPTARELPQSRDV, from the coding sequence TTGCGGATCGTCCTTTTCGGAGACTTTCACTACCCGTACTTTCTCGAATGCGCGGATCGGAGCACCGCCGCGGCGCGCGACCGCGCTTACCGAACCCTCGCCGATCACCTGTTGGCCGAACGGGCGGACTACCTCGTGGGCGTCGGCGACGTGACGAACTTCGGCTACCCCGAAGAATTCGCCGGAGTGCGGGAGCTCTTCGATCCCGCGGGCGAGCGCTTTCTCTACGTCCTGGGGAACCACGACACGCTCCTTTTGCCCAAAGAGGAGATCGAGGCGGAGATCGGACAGGCGCGTTTTCGCGTGGTCGAACACGACGAGGCGACCCTCATCTTCCTCGACAGCACCCGCGACCGTTCTCTGCGAGACTGGAGTGGGACGATGGACGGAGAGCAGCTCCGATGGCTAGCCGGCGTGCTCGGTTCGCGTGAGGAGGGGGACGATCGGCCGTTTTTGGTCTTCGTCCACCACCCGCCGTACGGTACGACGGCCCGCTCCACCGAGGCCAAGATGCACGTCGATCCGGCCGTGCCTCTGATCGATCTCTTGGCTTCGGCGCCGGCCCCCGTGGTCGTCTTCACCGGACACAACCACGTCCACTCCGTCGTCTACCGCCAAGGGATCGCCTTTGTGCAAACGGCGGCCGTGCTCGACTCTCCGGGATACCGCGTGATCGAGGTCGGAGAAGGACGGATGCGCGTGGACTTTCGGCCGATCGCCGATCCGGAGCTGCGGCAGGCGATCGGGCACTTCCACCGCCGGATGCCGGGATTTTCGCCCTACCCCGCTCCGGAAGGCACGGAATCCGATAGGACCGCAGAAATCCCTCTGTCGGCCAAGGGCAAAGGGAAAGGCCGCCCCCCCACGGCGCGTGAGCTTCCGCAAAGTCGGGATGTGTAG
- a CDS encoding NCS2 family permease has translation MFELSARGTNPGREVLAGLTTFLTMVYIVVVNPIILGQAQVPFDRAFFATVVATILGTLWMGLRANYPIAVAPGMGLNAFFAFSVVGSAAGIDYRVAFGAVFVAGVLFVILSVTRFREDLLNAIPASLKHAVTAGIGLFIAFIGLRLSGIVTAHGTNLVALGNLKAPQTLLALFGLLVTVVLYARRVPGAIFLGMLVTAIVAAAVGMLTFDQGFFSLPKLPSDGLFVVDPFTPFVDLFRYDLYTVVLAFLIITLFDTTGTMIGIAEQAGLLVNGRFPRAREALLADSVATSVGALLGTSPTSAYIESGAGVAAGGRTGLTAVAVAGFFLLTLFFFPTVQAVAGLSAITAPALILVGSLMLHVLREIPWDEFDEAFPAFLVILSMPLTSSIATGIALGFSAYPILKLVRGRGREVHPLLYFFAVVFLIQLFFLPHV, from the coding sequence ATGTTCGAACTATCCGCACGGGGGACGAACCCCGGGCGCGAAGTCCTCGCCGGACTCACCACCTTCCTCACCATGGTCTACATCGTCGTCGTGAACCCGATCATCCTCGGGCAGGCCCAGGTGCCGTTCGACCGCGCCTTTTTCGCCACCGTCGTGGCGACGATCCTCGGAACCTTGTGGATGGGGCTTCGGGCGAACTACCCGATCGCCGTCGCCCCGGGGATGGGGCTCAACGCCTTCTTCGCCTTTTCCGTCGTCGGAAGCGCTGCGGGAATCGACTACCGCGTCGCCTTTGGGGCGGTCTTCGTCGCCGGCGTTCTCTTCGTGATCCTCTCCGTGACCCGCTTTCGCGAGGACCTCCTCAACGCCATCCCCGCAAGCCTCAAGCACGCGGTCACCGCGGGTATCGGCCTCTTCATCGCCTTTATCGGCCTCAGGCTTTCCGGCATCGTCACGGCGCATGGAACAAACCTCGTAGCCCTGGGAAACCTCAAGGCGCCCCAAACCCTCCTTGCGCTTTTCGGCCTCCTCGTCACCGTCGTGCTCTACGCCCGCCGTGTCCCCGGGGCGATCTTCCTCGGAATGCTCGTGACGGCGATCGTGGCCGCGGCTGTGGGCATGCTCACCTTTGATCAGGGGTTCTTCTCCCTGCCGAAGCTCCCCTCCGACGGCCTCTTCGTCGTCGATCCCTTCACGCCCTTCGTCGACCTCTTCCGCTACGACCTCTACACCGTCGTCCTCGCCTTCCTCATCATCACCTTGTTTGACACTACGGGGACGATGATCGGCATCGCCGAACAGGCGGGGCTCCTCGTAAACGGCCGCTTTCCTCGGGCGCGCGAAGCGCTCCTCGCCGACTCCGTGGCCACGAGCGTAGGCGCCCTCCTCGGCACGAGCCCCACGAGCGCCTACATCGAATCCGGCGCCGGCGTGGCCGCCGGGGGACGGACGGGTCTCACCGCCGTTGCCGTTGCGGGCTTTTTCCTCCTCACGCTCTTCTTTTTCCCCACGGTGCAGGCGGTCGCCGGGCTTTCCGCCATCACCGCCCCCGCCCTCATCCTCGTGGGAAGCCTCATGCTCCACGTCCTCCGGGAAATCCCCTGGGACGAATTCGACGAGGCCTTCCCCGCCTTTCTCGTGATCCTCTCCATGCCGCTTACCTCGAGCATCGCCACGGGCATCGCCCTCGGCTTCTCCGCCTATCCCATCCTCAAGCTCGTCCGCGGCCGCGGTCGCGAGGTACACCCGCTCCTCTACTTCTTTGCCGTGGTCTTTCTCATTCAGCTCTTCTTCCTGCCGCACGTGTGA
- the miaB gene encoding tRNA (N6-isopentenyl adenosine(37)-C2)-methylthiotransferase MiaB, whose translation MSERQTTERDLTRLFSIQESASNLRLLSDASEDSPAGVGETALRGTPYVPRRLTPARVYGLPTARETRRRVFRDLPVVLYPPLSEELRRLGRGKKYFIYTYGCLMNVRDSETAAGLLEAMGFSPAKDPAEADVVLLNTCAIRENAEERVFGELGRLKGLKRTRPELVVGVMGCMPQEEGVARKLLEEHPEVDLVLGTHNLHLLPARLAEAILDQVRVFDVWNREEELVEALPVRRSDRIKAYVNISYGCDEFCTYCIVPYTRGRERSRLPEDVLREVRELAEAGYREVTLLGQNVNAYGKDFRDRVYTFADLLADIQKIPIPWVRFTTSHPRDFDRRTIEVLARGGNLVEHVHLPVQSGSDAVLRRMNRRYTREWYLELVREIRAHIPEVALTTDIIVGFPGETEADFEATVSLVEEVSFDGAFTFIYSPREGTPAARFPDDTPYEVKRARLERLNEVVRAHALRHNEALLGRSVTVLVEGPSKRDGRVLAARTRTNKLVHFEGPPELAGEFVRVRIERVQPYTLYGTYVGAATPAEVEVGG comes from the coding sequence ATGAGCGAACGGCAGACGACCGAACGCGATCTCACTCGTCTGTTTTCCATACAGGAGTCGGCATCCAATCTTCGGCTTCTTTCGGACGCATCGGAGGACTCCCCTGCAGGTGTGGGCGAAACCGCCCTTCGGGGAACTCCTTACGTACCTCGGCGGCTTACGCCTGCCCGCGTGTACGGCCTGCCCACGGCACGGGAGACGCGGCGGCGGGTGTTTCGCGACCTCCCCGTCGTCCTCTATCCCCCTCTTTCTGAGGAGCTCCGCCGCTTGGGACGGGGGAAGAAGTACTTCATCTACACCTACGGCTGCCTCATGAACGTCCGCGATTCCGAGACGGCGGCGGGACTTCTCGAGGCCATGGGCTTTTCCCCTGCCAAAGATCCGGCGGAGGCGGACGTCGTCCTCCTCAACACATGCGCGATCCGCGAAAACGCCGAGGAACGCGTGTTCGGCGAACTCGGCCGGCTCAAGGGGCTTAAGCGCACGCGCCCCGAACTCGTCGTCGGCGTGATGGGGTGCATGCCGCAGGAAGAGGGCGTGGCGCGCAAGCTGCTCGAAGAGCACCCAGAGGTGGACCTCGTCCTCGGCACGCACAACCTGCACCTCCTCCCCGCGCGCCTGGCGGAGGCGATTTTGGATCAAGTCCGTGTCTTTGACGTGTGGAATCGCGAAGAGGAACTCGTCGAGGCGCTCCCCGTGCGCCGGAGCGACCGGATTAAGGCGTACGTAAATATCTCCTACGGCTGCGACGAGTTCTGCACGTACTGCATCGTTCCCTACACGCGCGGGCGCGAGCGGAGTCGGCTTCCGGAGGACGTCCTCCGAGAGGTGCGCGAGCTCGCGGAGGCGGGATACCGGGAGGTCACGCTTCTCGGGCAAAACGTAAACGCCTACGGCAAGGACTTTCGCGACCGCGTGTACACCTTTGCCGACTTGCTCGCGGACATCCAAAAGATCCCCATTCCTTGGGTGCGCTTTACGACGAGCCACCCGCGGGACTTCGACCGGCGGACGATCGAGGTCCTCGCCCGCGGCGGGAACCTCGTGGAGCACGTGCACTTGCCCGTTCAGTCCGGCTCCGACGCCGTGCTTCGGCGGATGAACCGCCGCTACACGCGGGAGTGGTACCTCGAACTCGTGCGGGAAATCCGCGCGCACATTCCCGAGGTGGCCCTCACGACGGACATCATCGTGGGCTTTCCCGGAGAGACGGAGGCGGACTTCGAGGCGACCGTCTCCCTCGTGGAGGAGGTCTCCTTCGATGGCGCCTTTACCTTTATTTATTCCCCGCGAGAGGGGACGCCAGCGGCGCGCTTTCCCGACGACACGCCTTATGAGGTGAAGCGGGCGCGCCTCGAACGCCTCAACGAAGTCGTCCGGGCGCACGCCTTAAGGCACAACGAAGCGCTCCTCGGCCGGAGCGTAACCGTCCTCGTGGAAGGTCCGAGCAAGCGCGACGGCCGCGTCCTCGCCGCGCGCACGCGCACGAATAAGCTCGTACACTTCGAAGGTCCGCCGGAACTCGCCGGAGAGTTCGTCCGCGTGCGCATCGAGCGCGTGCAGCCCTACACGCTCTACGGCACCTACGTCGGAGCGGCGACTCCTGCGGAGGTGGAGGTCGGCGGATGA
- a CDS encoding chorismate-binding protein, producing the protein MLDTEHFFDFGTAFVFSASPELFFTWDGRTIHLRPMKGTAPRGRFAEEDAKRGAELLASEKDRLELFQTASNIVEELRPVVDGSVRIGSPVLEAYPTVWQLTLPIEAETRNGINLPELFRTLYPPTSIAGVPKRAALRWIERLEGTPRGLYTGVIGIIDSRKAQFSVAIRTAVVDNPNSRLIFGTGSGVTLHSDAKREYQEAILKAAILLPPTQDAPGTF; encoded by the coding sequence GTGCTCGATACGGAGCATTTTTTCGATTTTGGTACAGCATTTGTTTTTTCGGCCTCACCGGAACTTTTTTTCACCTGGGACGGTCGGACGATCCATCTCCGGCCGATGAAAGGAACAGCACCTCGCGGAAGGTTTGCTGAAGAAGATGCAAAACGAGGAGCGGAGCTCTTGGCATCGGAAAAAGATCGGTTGGAGCTTTTCCAAACCGCCTCGAATATTGTAGAAGAACTACGTCCTGTGGTCGACGGTAGCGTTCGAATCGGTTCCCCCGTTTTGGAGGCATATCCGACTGTCTGGCAACTAACCCTCCCCATTGAGGCAGAGACACGGAACGGTATCAATCTCCCGGAGCTTTTTCGAACTTTGTATCCCCCTACGAGCATCGCCGGTGTGCCTAAACGCGCAGCGCTTAGGTGGATTGAACGGTTAGAAGGAACCCCCCGTGGCCTTTATACGGGTGTTATCGGGATTATCGATTCGCGGAAAGCGCAGTTTAGCGTTGCCATTCGCACGGCCGTCGTCGACAACCCGAATTCGCGACTCATCTTTGGAACGGGGAGCGGGGTGACTTTACACTCGGATGCAAAACGGGAATACCAGGAAGCAATCCTTAAGGCCGCAATTCTCTTGCCCCCAACCCAAGATGCCCCCGGCACTTTTTGA